The DNA region CAACCAGTCTAAAAATCATGGGGCGTGTGATAAGGACCGCCAAAAATCCCGCAGTTCCCTCCGCGCAACGCAACTCCCGCCCGGCCCGTCCGGCACTTTTATTCATCGCTCACTTTCCCCCGCAGCCCTTTCACGCCCGCGCGCTGCCGCTTCCCCGCCACTTGAATCGCCTTCTGTCTCCGGCTCTTCGGCCGGTTCTTCCGCTTCGCCTTCGCCATCGCCTGCTGGCGTTCCCGCTCCGCCGATTTCAGCCGCTCCAATAATTTCTCGCACAATTCCGCCCACGCCAGCTCCCGATTCGCCGCCTGTGAACGCTCCCGCTGCACGCGCACTTCCACACCCGTCGGCTCATGACGCAGATGCACCGTGGACGACGTCTTGTTGATTTTCTGCCCGCCCGGCCCCGACCCGCGCACAAACCGCTCCGTGATGTCGCCCGGCAGCACGCCCAGCGCATCGAGCTTGTCTTGAATTTGGGTTGGTAACTCCATCTGCCCGCGTTTTTTCTCCACGAAACTCTTTCAGCGCAAGCGAGTCCTACCCGCCCTCCACCCTTCCGCTCCGGTTTCACCCTTCACTCTTCACCCTTCACTCTTCCCATGCTCACCGGTCCCACTTGGTCTCAAAAACTCCGCGAAGAAATCGGCAAAGCCGTCATCGGTCAGGACGCCGTCGTCGAGCGCCTGCTCGTCGCCCTCCTCGCCAACGGCCACGTCCTCCTCGAGGGCATGCCCGGCCTCGCCAAAACCCTCCTCGTCAAATCCCTCGGCACCGCCCTCGGCGTCCAATTCGAGCGCATCCAGTTCACGCCCGACCTCCTCCCAAGCGACGTCGTCGGCACCATGATCTTCCAGCCCAAGACCGGCGAATTCACCGCCCACCGCGGCCCCATCTTCGCCAACCTCGTCCTAGCCGACGAAATCAACCGCGCCCCCGCCAAAGTCCAAAGCGCCCTCCTCGAGGCCATGCAGGAACGCCAGGTCACCATCGGCGGCCAGACCATCATCCTCCCCAAGCCATTCTTCGTAATGGCCACCCAAAACCCGGTCGAACAAGAGGGCACCTACCCGCTCCCCGAAGCCCAGACCGACCGCTTCCTTTTCAAACTCCTCGTCGATTATCCCACCGCCGACGAAGAAACCCAGATGATGTCCCG from Nibricoccus aquaticus includes:
- a CDS encoding peptide chain release factor family protein, translated to MEKKRGQMELPTQIQDKLDALGVLPGDITERFVRGSGPGGQKINKTSSTVHLRHEPTGVEVRVQRERSQAANRELAWAELCEKLLERLKSAERERQQAMAKAKRKNRPKSRRQKAIQVAGKRQRAGVKGLRGKVSDE
- a CDS encoding AAA family ATPase encodes the protein MLTGPTWSQKLREEIGKAVIGQDAVVERLLVALLANGHVLLEGMPGLAKTLLVKSLGTALGVQFERIQFTPDLLPSDVVGTMIFQPKTGEFTAHRGPIFANLVLADEINRAPAKVQSALLEAMQERQVTIGGQTIILPKPFFVMATQNPVEQEGTYPLPEAQTDRFLFKLLVDYPTADEETQMMSRWGQVTKQPALTPVSSGEELLSLRTEVDKIHVAPAVQAYILALVRATRALAIDPKNQLNPGVRHLSFGASPRASLALFQASRALAWLRGQDFVNPALVQDIAPDVLRHRIGLTYEAEAEEITTDKIVAGVLDRTAVPKL